The proteins below come from a single Chryseobacterium sp. MA9 genomic window:
- a CDS encoding T9SS type A sorting domain-containing protein → MTRKLFEKLAAMLMTLMMSVGVFAQQGYEPIRGMGVEAKPVNNSGICLACYNGSMNPVVDASLDNSVSMGNFASLLSGNGISVKNKNTTYPAGYITGFNVDLGTSFITVDLLSSLRISTYKNGILQETTTSSTLLSVPAFGGSKNRIFLHFKTSKEFDEVRLYQTNVLSIFSAMNVYYAFAFDPAKVPTDNNGICDDIIAGGGVDGNVSGSSSFLAPLSYVQNKERIGDGNKNSYGSIVLPIGLLGSYSVGVLDKNQIYPAGNRTGFVIEPDDQGKLLSAEFLKNITIETYLYGQLQDSKQLSDGGGLINIKVLGFGSGKQKITLTTTKPFNEVRLKITQTVGFNLGALKVYYAFEEPVSCECDDKIQTSGSAVPGNLVTGTSWTSGPGFLGLILAKMTNPEAIVDNNPSNYATATVPAASFLSVFSAFATVSSTAVLPVNTMAGFTVEKAGNLLGVSVLENITVTLYNGNILTDTFTSSGSLISGNFFTTNSNKFYVGGKATKPFNRIKITFNSGTAVRIPQNYYIYNAFASRDDDNDGVPNCFDSCPGGDDSIDNNGNGIPDCAEGCTEVNDKSPALDTDGDGIVDACDLDSDNDGILDVAEDFDKNGKFQDDDNEGDILLTPVLGDSVPNYLDLDSDNDGILDLFESGIPLSVINQIDADHNGVIDTNVPVGKNGIADILETSPDSGVLKYAIKNTDGDDKPDFLDITSNGSDLDLYKIGKENLDTLGGGFISTINDKDKDGIQAVVDTDLVKRGSPDSPLSPYASLLKNASKTAAKITATEIADAANDVKVYPNPVKAGENLRITSAEEGVYTLFSAQGQIIRTDKLNANTGIDTSSLPTGVYIIKIETKSKIKSYKVIVK, encoded by the coding sequence ATGACCAGAAAATTATTCGAAAAGTTAGCTGCGATGCTTATGACATTGATGATGTCGGTAGGAGTATTTGCGCAGCAGGGCTATGAACCAATCCGTGGGATGGGTGTAGAGGCAAAACCTGTCAACAATTCAGGGATTTGTCTAGCATGTTATAACGGAAGCATGAATCCTGTGGTAGATGCAAGCCTTGATAACAGCGTAAGCATGGGGAATTTTGCTTCCCTGTTAAGTGGGAACGGTATCTCTGTAAAAAATAAAAATACAACCTATCCTGCGGGATATATTACCGGATTCAATGTAGATCTTGGAACGAGCTTTATTACTGTTGATCTTTTGAGTTCTCTGCGAATCAGTACTTATAAAAATGGTATTCTTCAGGAGACAACTACCAGCAGTACACTTTTATCAGTACCGGCATTCGGAGGAAGTAAGAACAGGATATTCCTGCATTTTAAAACTTCAAAAGAATTTGATGAAGTAAGACTGTACCAAACCAATGTCCTTTCCATATTCAGTGCTATGAATGTGTACTATGCATTTGCATTTGATCCCGCAAAAGTACCTACAGATAATAATGGTATTTGTGATGATATCATTGCAGGAGGCGGTGTTGACGGAAACGTATCCGGAAGCAGCAGTTTCCTGGCTCCGCTTTCTTATGTTCAGAATAAAGAAAGAATTGGTGATGGAAATAAAAACTCTTACGGATCAATAGTTCTTCCGATCGGATTGCTGGGATCTTATTCAGTTGGAGTTCTTGACAAAAACCAGATTTATCCTGCGGGTAACAGAACAGGGTTTGTTATAGAACCGGATGATCAGGGGAAACTGTTAAGTGCTGAGTTTTTAAAAAATATTACAATAGAAACTTATCTTTATGGCCAGCTTCAGGATTCAAAGCAGCTGTCTGACGGAGGAGGTCTGATTAATATTAAAGTATTAGGATTTGGTTCAGGAAAACAGAAAATTACATTAACGACCACAAAGCCTTTCAATGAAGTACGATTAAAAATTACCCAGACAGTAGGATTTAATTTAGGAGCTTTAAAAGTATACTATGCTTTTGAGGAGCCTGTTTCTTGCGAATGTGATGATAAAATCCAGACCAGTGGTTCTGCTGTTCCCGGAAATTTGGTAACCGGAACTTCATGGACATCAGGTCCGGGATTTCTTGGTCTTATTTTAGCGAAGATGACGAATCCGGAAGCTATTGTTGATAATAATCCGTCTAATTATGCAACGGCTACGGTTCCAGCGGCATCCTTTCTTAGTGTTTTTTCAGCATTTGCAACGGTAAGCAGTACTGCTGTGCTTCCTGTCAATACGATGGCTGGATTCACTGTAGAAAAAGCAGGAAACCTTCTTGGAGTAAGTGTTCTGGAAAATATCACCGTGACATTATACAATGGAAATATCTTGACAGATACCTTTACAAGTTCAGGAAGTCTAATCAGTGGAAACTTCTTCACAACGAACTCAAATAAATTCTATGTAGGAGGAAAAGCTACAAAGCCTTTTAACCGCATTAAAATTACATTCAATAGCGGAACGGCCGTTCGTATTCCTCAAAATTATTATATCTATAACGCTTTCGCGAGCAGAGATGATGATAACGATGGTGTTCCAAACTGTTTCGACAGTTGCCCTGGAGGTGATGACAGCATAGATAATAACGGAAACGGAATTCCTGACTGTGCAGAAGGCTGTACTGAAGTGAATGACAAATCTCCTGCACTGGATACTGATGGAGATGGTATTGTGGATGCCTGTGATCTGGATTCTGATAACGATGGTATTCTTGATGTGGCAGAAGATTTTGATAAAAATGGCAAGTTTCAGGATGATGATAATGAAGGAGATATTCTGTTAACGCCGGTATTGGGAGATTCTGTTCCAAATTATCTGGACCTTGATTCTGATAACGATGGTATCTTAGATCTGTTTGAATCAGGAATTCCGTTATCAGTAATCAATCAGATTGATGCAGATCACAACGGAGTTATTGATACAAATGTTCCGGTAGGTAAAAACGGTATTGCTGATATTCTGGAAACTTCACCGGACTCAGGAGTATTGAAATATGCAATTAAAAATACAGATGGAGATGATAAACCTGACTTCCTGGATATTACTTCCAATGGTTCGGATCTTGACCTTTATAAGATCGGAAAAGAGAACCTCGATACATTAGGAGGTGGATTCATCTCTACGATTAACGATAAAGACAAAGACGGTATTCAGGCTGTAGTAGATACAGACCTTGTGAAAAGAGGTTCACCGGATTCACCACTTTCACCTTATGCTTCATTGCTGAAAAATGCTTCCAAAACTGCTGCGAAAATCACAGCTACAGAAATTGCAGATGCAGCAAATGATGTGAAAGTATATCCAAACCCTGTAAAAGCAGGAGAAAATCTTAGAATCACATCCGCAGAAGAAGGAGTATATACACTGTTCTCAGCACAGGGACAGATCATTAGGACAGATAAACTGAATGCCAATACCGGTATTGATACGTCTTCACTTCCTACAGGGGTTTATATCATTAAAATAGAAACCAAATCAAAAATAAAATCTTATAAGGTTATTGTGAAATAA
- the rplL gene encoding 50S ribosomal protein L7/L12, whose translation MSDLKNLAETLVNLTVKDVNELATILKDEYGIEPAAAAVVVAAGGGEAAEEKTEFDVILKSAGASKLAIVKLVKDLTGAGLKEAKDIVDGAPAPIKTGISKDEAEALKKQLEEAGAEVELK comes from the coding sequence ATGTCAGATTTAAAAAATTTAGCTGAAACGCTAGTAAACTTAACAGTAAAAGACGTAAACGAATTAGCAACTATCCTTAAGGATGAGTACGGAATTGAGCCAGCTGCTGCTGCTGTAGTAGTTGCTGCAGGTGGTGGTGAAGCTGCTGAAGAAAAAACTGAATTCGACGTAATTCTTAAGTCTGCAGGTGCTTCTAAATTAGCTATCGTTAAATTAGTAAAAGATTTAACTGGTGCTGGTCTTAAAGAAGCTAAAGATATCGTAGATGGTGCTCCTGCTCCAATCAAAACTGGTATCTCTAAAGACGAAGCTGAAGCTCTTAAGAAGCAATTAGAAGAAGCTGGTGCTGAAGTAGAATTGAAATAA
- the rplJ gene encoding 50S ribosomal protein L10 yields the protein MTKDQKVVAIQEIKDLLQDAKVVYVADLDGLNAAKSSEFRRQAFKQNIKVKVVKNTLLQKAMEQIEGVDYSEMFQTFKGNSALMISETANGPAKLIQGFRKKEEKPALKSAFVQETFYVGDENLSALANIKSREEMIGEIIGLLQSPIQRVVSALQNKPETVEAKAEEAAAPAVEETPAEAPEAAAESTEETSAE from the coding sequence ATGACAAAAGACCAAAAAGTTGTAGCAATACAAGAGATCAAAGACTTGCTTCAGGATGCAAAAGTAGTATACGTAGCAGATCTAGACGGTTTGAACGCTGCGAAGTCTTCAGAATTCAGAAGACAGGCTTTCAAACAAAATATCAAAGTGAAAGTGGTAAAAAATACACTTTTACAAAAAGCAATGGAGCAGATTGAAGGAGTAGATTACTCTGAAATGTTCCAGACTTTTAAAGGAAACTCTGCATTAATGATTTCTGAGACTGCAAACGGTCCAGCAAAATTAATCCAAGGGTTCAGAAAGAAAGAAGAAAAGCCTGCTTTAAAGTCTGCTTTTGTTCAAGAAACTTTCTACGTTGGAGACGAAAACTTATCTGCACTTGCTAACATCAAGTCTAGAGAAGAAATGATCGGAGAAATCATCGGATTACTTCAATCTCCAATTCAAAGAGTTGTTTCTGCTCTTCAAAACAAACCTGAAACTGTAGAAGCTAAAGCTGAAGAAGCTGCTGCTCCTGCTGTAGAAGAAACTCCTGCTGAAGCTCCGGAAGCTGCTGCAGAAAGCACTGAAGAAACAAGTGCTGAATAA
- the rplA gene encoding 50S ribosomal protein L1, with amino-acid sequence MAKLTKKQKEALSKVEKGRIYNLEEGSALVKEVNTTKFDASVDIAVRLGVDPRKANQMVRGVVSLPHGTGKDVKVLALVTPDKEAEAKAAGADYVGLDEYLQKIKEGWTDVDVIVTMPAVMGKLGPLGRVLGPRGLMPNPKSGTVTMEIGKAVTEVKAGKIDFKVDKYGIIHAGIGKVSFDAAKIKENAQELISTLIKMKPTAAKGTYVKSIYLSSTMSPGIAIDTKSVN; translated from the coding sequence ATGGCAAAATTAACAAAAAAGCAAAAGGAAGCTTTAAGCAAAGTAGAAAAAGGAAGAATCTATAACCTTGAAGAAGGTTCAGCTCTTGTAAAGGAGGTGAACACTACAAAGTTTGATGCTTCTGTAGATATCGCTGTAAGATTAGGTGTAGACCCAAGAAAAGCAAACCAAATGGTAAGAGGTGTTGTATCTCTTCCTCACGGTACTGGTAAAGATGTTAAAGTATTAGCTCTTGTAACTCCAGATAAAGAAGCAGAAGCTAAAGCTGCTGGTGCTGACTATGTAGGTCTTGACGAATATTTACAAAAAATCAAAGAAGGTTGGACAGATGTTGACGTTATCGTTACTATGCCAGCTGTAATGGGTAAATTAGGTCCATTAGGTAGAGTATTAGGTCCAAGAGGTTTAATGCCAAACCCTAAATCAGGAACTGTAACAATGGAAATTGGTAAAGCAGTAACTGAAGTGAAAGCAGGTAAAATTGATTTCAAAGTAGACAAGTATGGTATCATCCACGCTGGTATTGGTAAAGTATCTTTCGATGCTGCTAAAATCAAAGAAAATGCGCAGGAATTGATCTCTACATTGATCAAAATGAAGCCAACTGCTGCTAAAGGAACGTATGTAAAAAGCATTTATTTGTCTTCTACAATGAGCCCTGGTATTGCAATCGATACTAAATCTGTTAACTAA
- the rplK gene encoding 50S ribosomal protein L11, with translation MAKKVFKMVKLQVKGGAANPSPPVGPALGSAGVNIMEFCKQFNGRTQDKPGQVLPVVITVYEDKSFEFVIKTPPAAIQLMDAAKIKGGSGEPNRNKVGSVTWEQVKKIAEDKMADLNCFTTDSALSMVAGTARSMGLRVTGTKPTNA, from the coding sequence ATGGCTAAGAAAGTCTTTAAAATGGTAAAGCTTCAGGTGAAAGGTGGCGCAGCTAACCCTTCTCCACCAGTAGGTCCAGCATTGGGTTCTGCAGGTGTGAACATCATGGAGTTTTGTAAGCAATTTAACGGAAGAACCCAAGATAAGCCAGGGCAAGTTTTACCTGTAGTAATTACAGTATACGAAGACAAATCTTTTGAATTCGTTATTAAAACTCCACCTGCAGCAATCCAGTTAATGGATGCAGCTAAAATCAAGGGAGGTTCTGGTGAACCAAACAGAAACAAAGTAGGTTCTGTAACTTGGGAACAAGTAAAGAAAATCGCTGAAGATAAAATGGCGGATCTTAACTGTTTTACAACAGACTCTGCACTTTCTATGGTTGCAGGTACTGCTAGATCTATGGGATTAAGAGTAACAGGAACTAAACCAACTAACGCTTAA
- the nusG gene encoding transcription termination/antitermination protein NusG encodes MSELKWYVLKAISGQENKVKNYIETEIKRLGFDQYVTQVVIPMEKVIQIRNGKKVPKERPYYPGYLMIEADLMGEIPHVIKNIPGVISFLSLTKGGDPVPMRKSEVNRMLGRMDELSEFASDVEIPYVVGENVKVIDGPFNGFNGTVEKILEDKKKIEVSVLIFGRKTPMELSYMQVEKV; translated from the coding sequence ATGAGCGAATTGAAATGGTATGTGCTGAAAGCAATCAGCGGACAGGAAAATAAAGTGAAAAACTATATTGAGACAGAAATCAAACGTCTAGGGTTTGATCAGTACGTTACTCAAGTGGTTATTCCTATGGAAAAGGTTATTCAAATTAGAAACGGAAAAAAAGTTCCTAAAGAGAGACCTTATTACCCTGGATACTTGATGATTGAAGCTGACCTGATGGGAGAGATTCCTCACGTTATCAAGAATATTCCCGGAGTTATTTCTTTCTTAAGTTTAACTAAAGGAGGAGATCCTGTTCCAATGAGAAAATCTGAGGTTAACAGAATGCTTGGAAGAATGGATGAACTTTCAGAATTTGCAAGCGATGTTGAAATTCCTTATGTAGTAGGTGAAAACGTTAAAGTAATCGATGGACCTTTCAACGGATTCAATGGTACAGTTGAGAAAATTCTTGAAGACAAAAAGAAAATTGAAGTTTCTGTATTGATCTTCGGTAGAAAAACTCCAATGGAACTGAGCTACATGCAAGTAGAAAAAGTATAA
- the secE gene encoding preprotein translocase subunit SecE: MSSFVDFLKGSYNEFRHKVEWPKWADLQSSTIVVTIATVILALFTFGVDELFSKSISNIIGMLINLFN; encoded by the coding sequence ATGAGTTCATTTGTCGATTTTTTAAAAGGTTCTTATAACGAATTCAGACATAAAGTTGAATGGCCAAAGTGGGCTGACCTTCAGTCATCTACTATTGTAGTGACTATTGCGACAGTGATTCTGGCATTGTTCACTTTTGGAGTTGATGAATTGTTTTCTAAATCAATCAGCAACATCATAGGAATGCTAATCAACTTGTTCAATTAA
- the tuf gene encoding elongation factor Tu: protein MAKETFNRNKPHLNIGTIGHVDHGKTTLTAAISAVLASKGLAEKKDFSAIDSAPEEKERGITINTAHIEYETEKRHYAHVDCPGHADYVKNMVTGAAQMDGAIVVCAATDGPMPQTREHILLCRQVNVPRIVVFMNKVDMVDDPELLELVEMELRDLLSTYEFDGDNSPVIQGSALGALTAATASPANTEDKWFKSVEELMDAVDTWIEQPPRDTEKPFLMPIEDVFSITGRGTVATGRIEAGVINTGDPVDIVGMGDEKLTSTITGVEMFRKILDRGEAGDNVGLLLRGIEKTDIKRGMVIAKKDSVKPHKKFKASVYILSKEEGGRHTPFHNKYRPQFYVRTTDVTGEIFLPEGVEMVMPGDNLEITVELLQPIALNVGLRFAIREGGRTVGSGQVTEILD from the coding sequence ATGGCAAAGGAAACGTTTAATCGTAACAAACCACACTTGAACATTGGTACTATTGGTCACGTTGACCATGGTAAAACTACTCTTACAGCTGCTATTTCTGCTGTATTAGCTAGCAAAGGTCTTGCTGAGAAAAAAGACTTCTCTGCAATTGACTCTGCTCCAGAAGAAAAAGAAAGAGGTATTACTATCAATACTGCTCACATCGAATACGAAACTGAAAAAAGACACTATGCTCACGTTGACTGTCCAGGTCACGCCGACTATGTTAAGAACATGGTAACTGGTGCTGCTCAAATGGATGGAGCTATCGTAGTATGTGCTGCAACTGACGGTCCAATGCCTCAGACTAGAGAACATATCCTACTTTGCCGTCAGGTAAACGTACCAAGAATCGTTGTTTTCATGAACAAAGTTGACATGGTAGATGATCCAGAGTTATTAGAGCTTGTTGAAATGGAGCTTAGAGACTTACTATCTACTTACGAATTTGACGGAGATAACTCTCCAGTAATTCAAGGTTCTGCATTAGGAGCTCTTACTGCAGCTACTGCATCTCCTGCTAACACAGAAGATAAGTGGTTCAAGAGCGTTGAAGAATTGATGGATGCTGTTGATACTTGGATCGAGCAACCACCAAGAGATACTGAAAAGCCATTCTTGATGCCAATCGAAGACGTATTCTCTATTACAGGTAGAGGTACTGTAGCAACTGGTAGAATCGAGGCTGGTGTTATCAACACTGGTGATCCAGTTGATATCGTAGGTATGGGTGACGAGAAATTAACTTCTACTATTACAGGAGTTGAAATGTTCAGAAAGATCCTAGATAGAGGTGAAGCTGGAGATAACGTAGGTCTATTGTTGAGAGGTATTGAAAAAACTGACATCAAGAGAGGTATGGTTATCGCTAAGAAAGATTCAGTTAAGCCACACAAAAAATTCAAAGCTTCTGTTTATATCCTTTCTAAAGAAGAAGGTGGACGTCACACTCCATTCCACAACAAATACCGTCCTCAGTTCTACGTAAGAACTACTGACGTTACAGGTGAAATCTTCTTACCAGAAGGTGTAGAAATGGTAATGCCTGGTGATAACTTAGAGATCACTGTAGAATTGTTACAACCAATCGCTCTTAACGTAGGTCTTAGATTTGCGATCAGAGAAGGAGGTAGAACAGTTGGTTCAGGTCAGGTTACTGAAATCTTAGACTAA